Below is a genomic region from Sesamum indicum cultivar Zhongzhi No. 13 unplaced genomic scaffold, S_indicum_v1.0 scaffold01352, whole genome shotgun sequence.
TTGCCCAACTCTTCTCAGCGACTCATGTTTATCAAGCTTTTCAtggtggtgaggaagctgcaGTTTCCTCTTCTCTACCTTTGGCGAAACGAAGTGTTTTGGGCAGCCTCTTACCTGAGTCATTGCTTTATGTACTGGAACGTAGCGGCCCAGTTGCTTTTGCCGCAACAATGGTTTCTGATTCTGACACTCCTGATATTTTGGACACACAAGATGCGAGCAGAAAATCTGATCCGTCAGGTAGCCCTGAATCTGCA
It encodes:
- the LOC110011496 gene encoding dnaJ homolog subfamily C GRV2-like, whose protein sequence is MNQTLSSISYVQAMLSGEPTIVDAVAALLKAIVTRNPKAMIRLYSTGAFSFALAYPGSNLLSIAQLFSATHVYQAFHGGEEAAVSSSLPLAKRSVLGSLLPESLLYVLERSGPVAFAATMVSDSDTPDILDTQDASRKSDPSGSSASW